One genomic window of Chelonia mydas isolate rCheMyd1 chromosome 27, rCheMyd1.pri.v2, whole genome shotgun sequence includes the following:
- the HCRT gene encoding orexin isoform X1 translates to MAVLPLAWRSNNPNLGFPSPAPPRQQIFQCPPAVSACRAWRSGGSEVHRATDMCGHASASDSAGTDAARLPGALCWGKLHRPSCLLLLALLCSLAAARQSVPACCRQKTCPCRVYDLLHGLGKHAAGILTMGKRKSGSRAFQSQLYDLLHGPGKHAAGILTMGKRAELAPEQPAPACRAASPGPSGPDTLLPPATCATKSDPTNTRECLGQLGKDSAKGQCGGAAGSFS, encoded by the exons ATGGCGGTGCTGCCCCTGGCTTGGAGAAGTAATAACCCAAATCTGGGGTTTCCATCACCAGCGCCCCCACGACAACAGATATTCCAGTGTCCCCCCGCGGTCTCTGCCTGCAGGGCCTGGCGCTCCGGGGGCTCGGAGGTGCACCGTGCCACGGACATGTGCGGCCACGCCAGCGCCTCTGACTCGGCAGGGACGGACGCGGCTCGGCTGCCGGGCGCCCTTTGTTGGGGCAAG CTCCACAGGCcctcctgcctcctgctcctggcACTGCTCTGCTCGCTGGCTGCGGCCCGGCAGAGCGTGCCCGCCTGCTGCCGCCAGAAGACCTGCCCATGCCGCGTCTACGACCTGCTGCACGGCCTGGGCAAGCACGCCGCCGGCATCCTCACCATGGGCAAGAGGAAGAGCGGCTCGCGGGCCTTCCAGAGCCAGCTCTACGACCTGCTGCACGGCCCGGGCAAGCACGCCGCCGGCATCCTCACCATGGGCAAGCGGGCGGAGCTGGCGCCAGAGCAGCCAGCCCCGGCCTGCCGGGCcgcctcccccggcccctccGGCCCCGACACCCTGCTGCCTCCAGCCACGTGTGCCACCAAGTCTGACCCCACCAACACCAGGGAGTGCCTGGGCCAGCTGGGCAAGGACTCGGCCAAGGGCCAGtgcgggggggctgcagggagctttTCCTGA
- the HCRT gene encoding orexin isoform X2 produces METPNGKLHRPSCLLLLALLCSLAAARQSVPACCRQKTCPCRVYDLLHGLGKHAAGILTMGKRKSGSRAFQSQLYDLLHGPGKHAAGILTMGKRAELAPEQPAPACRAASPGPSGPDTLLPPATCATKSDPTNTRECLGQLGKDSAKGQCGGAAGSFS; encoded by the exons ATGGAGACGCCCAACGGCAAG CTCCACAGGCcctcctgcctcctgctcctggcACTGCTCTGCTCGCTGGCTGCGGCCCGGCAGAGCGTGCCCGCCTGCTGCCGCCAGAAGACCTGCCCATGCCGCGTCTACGACCTGCTGCACGGCCTGGGCAAGCACGCCGCCGGCATCCTCACCATGGGCAAGAGGAAGAGCGGCTCGCGGGCCTTCCAGAGCCAGCTCTACGACCTGCTGCACGGCCCGGGCAAGCACGCCGCCGGCATCCTCACCATGGGCAAGCGGGCGGAGCTGGCGCCAGAGCAGCCAGCCCCGGCCTGCCGGGCcgcctcccccggcccctccGGCCCCGACACCCTGCTGCCTCCAGCCACGTGTGCCACCAAGTCTGACCCCACCAACACCAGGGAGTGCCTGGGCCAGCTGGGCAAGGACTCGGCCAAGGGCCAGtgcgggggggctgcagggagctttTCCTGA